The proteins below come from a single Mytilus edulis chromosome 5, xbMytEdul2.2, whole genome shotgun sequence genomic window:
- the LOC139523948 gene encoding uncharacterized protein, whose protein sequence is MVQSFVYFAVLWMSMSGVDALEGQLTNSFIIDKRGRRSTNSDDRSGRLEAKTIIAGDVSAGIVSAKNIMADGIRADTIRTKYLRVTRKRNREQPRDNSPRRAEFNKDKNTPLIENGLNWQEKSENSTKSSANDRSKSEQAIDKRRPRTKIRPRSQTGPSEKDLSREGIRSVQPKEIEPLVKAAETIHMDILPTPTRPPGINEQSGLLKAKEINSRNIQSSFVKAKNIKADKIRASKVHSDSVFVRRKGGRSGRRKPVRSEFNVGSDIPGKNKKNDIVKPATAEKVRIKPSQIHMNGNEQKRPSELNEINAKIFPTTPPEFSPHNNQFHTFVPHSTHVRDKTFPRLNQSLPGRNDEEKENYINSHRMNSKLDFLHFLGLSDDYSRNLQTEKQTNRRHPSSAGVKNKMDANRFIKNRSFMNTFLN, encoded by the coding sequence GTGTTGATGCATTGGAAGGCCAACTGACAAACAGTTTCATTATTGACAAACGGGGCAGACGTAGTACTAACAGTGATGACAGAAGTGGTCGACTTGAGGCAAAAACTATTATAGCTGGTGATGTATCAGCAGGAATCGTGAGCGCAAAGAATATTATGGCAGATGGCATAAGGGCGGATAcaataagaacaaaatatttaaGAGTAACACGAAAACGGAACCGAGAACAACCTCGAGATAATTCACCGAGAAGAGCAgaatttaataaagataaaaatacaCCATTAATTGAAAATGGGCTTAATTGGCAAGAAAAAAGTGAAAATTCTACAAAGTCGTCTGCAAATGACCGATCAAAATCGGAACAAGCGATTGACAAACGGAGACCTCGTACAAAGATAAGGCCGAGGAGTCAAACAGGGCCGTCTGAAAAGGATTTATCGAGAGAAGGAATTCGTTCAGTACAGCCAAAGGAAATTGAACCGTTAGTAAAAGCTGCGGAAACAATACATATGGATATTCTCCCTACACCAACACGACCCCCGGGGATAAACGAACAGTCTGGATTACTAAAAGCAAAAGAGATTAATTCAAGAAATATTCAATCAAGTTTTGTCAAAGCTAAAAATATAAAAGCTGATAAAATACGTGCATCAAAAGTTCACAGTGATAGTGTTTTTGTGAGGAGAAAAGGTGGTCGTTCTGGGAGGCGGAAGCCAGTCAGGTCTGAATTCAATGTTGGGTCTGATATACCTggtaaaaacaagaaaaatgataTAGTTAAACCAGCAACTGCTGAGAAAGTTCGTATTAAACCTTCACAAATACACATGAACGGGAACGAGCAGAAAAGACCATctgaattaaatgaaataaatgcaAAGATCTTCCCAACAACCCCACCAGAGTTTAGTCCCCACAATAATCAGTTTCACACATTTGTTCCACATTCGACACATGTACGAGATAAGACATTTCCCCGTTTGAATCAATCATTGCCGGGAAGGAATGACGAAGAAAAGGAAAACTATATCAATTCACATAGAATGAATTCAAAATTAGATTTCCTTCACTTTCTTGGTTTATCCGATGATTACTCTAGGAATTTACAAACTGAGAAACAGACAAACCGGAGACATCCCAGTTCAGCTGgggttaaaaataaaatggatgcCAACAGATTCATAAAAAATCGTTCCTTTATGAATACATTTTTGAACTGA